The Rhodobacter sp. 24-YEA-8 DNA segment GCAATCCCGGTCTGAACTTTGCGGCCTGGCCGGTTGTGACCTATGAAAAGGTCCAGGTGACGGGCGAGCGCACCACCGATATCGGTGCTGCCGACGGCAATGCCGGCGAGCTGATGCTGACCCGCGACCAGAATGTCGTCGATATCGGCTTCCAGGTCGTGTGGAACATCACCGATCCGCAGGCCTATCTCTTCAGCCTGGCTGATCCCGAGGAAACCATCCGCGCTGTGTCGGAATCCGCGATGCGCGACATCATTGCGCGTTCGGAACTGTCGCCGATCCTCAACCGCGACCGGGGTGCGATTGCCTCCGATCTGCGGGTGGCGGTGCAATCCACGCTCGACACCTATAATGCCGGGATCCAGGTCATCCGTGTCAACCTTCGTCGTGCGCAGCCGCCGGCGGATGTGGCGGATGCGTTCCGCGCGGTGCAATCGGCCCAGGCCGAACGCTCGCGGCTGGAGAACGAGGCTGACGGCTACGCCAACCGCGTGACCGCCGGCGCAAGGGGTGAGGCCGCGCGCCTGACCGAAGAGGCCGAAGCCTACCGCGCCAATGCGGTGAACTCGGCCGAAGGTGAGGCCGCGCGCTTCGTCTCGGTTTATACCGAATATGTCAAAGCGCCGGAAATCACCCGCCGCCGTCTTTATCTCGAGACGATGGAGCGTGTTTACGCGGGCATGAACAAGGTGATCCTTGACGGGGTTGCCGGTGGGGCGAATGGTCAGGGCGTGTTGCCTTTCCTGCCGCTTAATGAACTTGGACGCGGGTCTTCCGCAACAGCCGCCGCACCTGCGGCAGCAGGGGGGGCTAACTGATGCGCTCTGTCATCATTGTTCCCGTGATCGTCGCCCTTGTCGCAACCGCGCTGTCTTCGGTTTTCATCGTTGATGAACGCAAAAAGGCGCTGGTGCTGCAATTCGGTCAGGTCAAGCAGATCAAGGAAGATGCGGGTCTGGGCTTCAAGATGCCCTTCATTCAGGAAGTGGTCTATTACGAGGACCGTATTCTGGGCCTGAAAACCGCGCCGATCGAGGTCACGCTGCTGTCGGATCGCCGGCTGGTGGTGGATGCTTTCGCGCGCTGGCGGATCAGCGATCTCCAGGCATTCCGCCAGGCGGTCGGGGCCGGAGCTGAAGACCGCGCCCAGGCGCTGCTGAACAACATCCTGCAACAGGCGATTCCCGAGGTGCTGGGTAATACCACCCAGGACCGCGTGCTCAGCCAGGACCGTAACGCGCTGATGAACGAGATCCTGACCATCGCGCGGCGCGAAGCGCAGTCGATGGGCGTTCAGGTGATCGACGTGCGGCTGACCCGCACCGACCTGCCGGATGCCAACCTCAAGGCCACCTTCGACCGGATGCGCTCGGAACGTGACCGTGAGGCAGCAGACGAGATCGCACGGGGCGGCGAAGCCGCGCAGCGTGTTCGCGCTGCGGCTGACCGGACCGTGGTCGAGGAAACCTCCTTCGCCCGTCGCAGCGCCGAGGTGATCCGCGGCGAGGCCGATGCAGAGCGCAACGCGATCCTTGCCGATGCCTATGGCGCGGATCCGGAATTCTTTGCCTTCATCCGCTCGCTCACGGCTTATGAGCAGGCGCTGAAGGGGCAGAATTCCTCGATCGTGATGGAGCCGGACAGCGATTTCTTCGCCTATCTGCGTTCGCCGGGAAGCACGGCCTATACGCCGGTCGAGACGCCGGAAAACCTGCCCGCCCCGCCGGTCGCGCCAGAGGCCGTCCCGGCACCGCAACCGGTCCCGGCTCCGGTCGAGTGAGGCAGACCCCGCGCAAATGCGCGTCAATTACAGAAGGGCTGGCTTTTGCCGGCCCTTTTGATTTTCGCAGACGGGGATCGCGGGCGGGTACAGTCCCGGCTTGTGAACCAAGAGCTCTGCAGTCTTTCGTGATAATCTGAGCGAGATGCGGGCAGGGCGATTTTCCCGCCCGCAGGCAGGGTTGCCCCTGAAGGAACGAACGCTTGCGTCAGGGTTCGGTTACGCGCCGATCCGGCCTGTTCACGCGGCTTTGACAGGGCGCGACAGGGTTTGCATTGCGCGCCGCTTTGGCTCAGAGTTTCTTATGCACTTATCCGGACCGGCCTCAGGCGACTCCAACCCGCGACGATCCGGCTGCACGTCCAAAGGAGACCAGATTTGTCCCGCCCCCACACCGTTTCCCTGCGGCCCGCCCGCTCGTCCATCCGGTCCTCCGTCCTGACCGGATTGCGCAACAGCACGATGCTGGCACTCGTGCTCAGCGCCGGGCTTGCCTTTACTGCGCCGGCCCCGGTGCTGGCCTTCGGCGCCCCTGATACTTTCGCCGATCTTGCCGAAAAGATCAGCCCTGCAGTGGTCAATATCACGACCTCTTCCGTGGTCTCGCGCCCCTCGGATGGCGGCCCGGTTGTGCCCGAAGGCAGCCCGCTTGAAGATTTCTTCAAGGATTTCGGGGGCAGGGGCAATTCCGGCCCGCAACGCTCAGAAGCGCTCGGATCGGGTTTCGTGGTCTCGGAAGATGGCTATATCGTCACCAATGATCACGTCATCAAAGGCGCGGACGAGATCACCATCGAATTTTTCGGCGGCGAGAAACTGCCGGCGAAACTGATCGGCACCGACCCGCAGACCGATATCGCGCTGTTGAAGGTCGAGGCTGATAAGCCGCTGGCCTTTGTGTCCTTCGGCAATTCCGATCTGGCGCGGGTGGGCGACTGGGTGGTCGCGATGGGCAACCCGCTTGGCCAGGGTTTCTCGGTCTCGGCCGGGATTGTCTCTGCCAGAAACCGTGAGCTTTCGGGTACTTATGACGACTATCTGCAAACCGATGCTGCGATCAACCGCGGCAATTCGGGCGGGCCTTTGTTCAATCTGGACGGCCAGGTGATCGGGGTGAATACCGCGATCCTGTCGCCGACCGGTGGCTCGATCGGGAT contains these protein-coding regions:
- the hflK gene encoding FtsH protease activity modulator HflK yields the protein MAGGPWGGGGGDDGRGGNRGSDDDGRRGPNGGPNGGQNGGPNGGRRPEGGVPEVDDLLRKGQEQLRVLMGGRGGQRGNGGGPRGPQGPGLGPIFTKQGLVFGALAAAAAWAFMSFYTVRPEERSVELFLGEASGIGNPGLNFAAWPVVTYEKVQVTGERTTDIGAADGNAGELMLTRDQNVVDIGFQVVWNITDPQAYLFSLADPEETIRAVSESAMRDIIARSELSPILNRDRGAIASDLRVAVQSTLDTYNAGIQVIRVNLRRAQPPADVADAFRAVQSAQAERSRLENEADGYANRVTAGARGEAARLTEEAEAYRANAVNSAEGEAARFVSVYTEYVKAPEITRRRLYLETMERVYAGMNKVILDGVAGGANGQGVLPFLPLNELGRGSSATAAAPAAAGGAN
- the hflC gene encoding protease modulator HflC yields the protein MRSVIIVPVIVALVATALSSVFIVDERKKALVLQFGQVKQIKEDAGLGFKMPFIQEVVYYEDRILGLKTAPIEVTLLSDRRLVVDAFARWRISDLQAFRQAVGAGAEDRAQALLNNILQQAIPEVLGNTTQDRVLSQDRNALMNEILTIARREAQSMGVQVIDVRLTRTDLPDANLKATFDRMRSERDREAADEIARGGEAAQRVRAAADRTVVEETSFARRSAEVIRGEADAERNAILADAYGADPEFFAFIRSLTAYEQALKGQNSSIVMEPDSDFFAYLRSPGSTAYTPVETPENLPAPPVAPEAVPAPQPVPAPVE